Proteins from a genomic interval of Lacticaseibacillus pabuli:
- a CDS encoding MBL fold metallo-hydrolase — MTEDFGMRVSVLASSSSGNTTYIETPEHKVLIDAGFSGKKEAALLKDIGRDLNDVDSLFITHEHSDHVAGVGVLARRYPNLNIYANKETFAHLPKSTGKLPYEQLHLFAPDTTLSLGDLDVESFSVSHDAARPQFYQFHHDDKAFCVLTDTGFVSDQLAGTIRDADAYLMEANHDIEMLEEGPYPWSLKQRILSSYGHLSNADGAEALMDAIGLRTKRIYLGHRSAHNNTKPLAHLTVASMLKREGLAVDHDFLLLDTNRETPEAMFTV, encoded by the coding sequence ATGACAGAAGATTTCGGAATGAGAGTGAGCGTCCTGGCCAGCTCTAGCTCAGGTAACACGACTTATATTGAAACTCCTGAACACAAGGTGCTGATTGATGCTGGCTTCTCCGGCAAAAAGGAAGCCGCGTTGCTCAAGGACATTGGTCGCGATTTGAACGATGTCGACAGCCTCTTTATCACCCATGAACACAGTGATCATGTCGCTGGGGTCGGGGTTTTAGCGCGTCGCTACCCGAACCTCAACATCTATGCCAATAAAGAAACCTTCGCGCATTTGCCTAAGAGTACGGGTAAATTACCCTACGAGCAGTTGCACCTGTTCGCGCCAGACACGACGCTTTCCCTCGGCGATCTAGACGTTGAGAGCTTTTCCGTCTCACATGACGCTGCCCGGCCTCAGTTCTACCAGTTCCACCATGATGACAAGGCCTTCTGCGTCCTCACCGACACGGGCTTTGTGTCCGACCAGCTGGCGGGGACTATTCGCGACGCCGATGCGTACCTGATGGAGGCCAACCACGATATCGAGATGCTCGAGGAGGGCCCTTACCCGTGGTCACTGAAGCAACGCATCTTGTCGAGCTACGGGCACCTGTCCAATGCGGACGGTGCTGAGGCGCTGATGGACGCCATTGGTCTGCGGACTAAACGCATTTACCTCGGGCACCGGTCTGCACATAACAATACAAAACCGCTGGCACACCTCACCGTGGCGTCGATGTTGAAGCGCGAAGGACTGGCTGTAGACCATGATTTTCTCCTGCTGGATACGAATCGTGAAACGCCTGAAGCTATGTTTACTGTTTGA
- a CDS encoding two-component system regulatory protein YycI yields the protein MDFRRIEGIFLIVFVILDIFLGWSMSQNQRVYLSASTSSTGPQIAQQIKRDDIALPKLNGKETQGHYDAAQTNTQLSANYQTVANTGDLKVNISSSNGYQVLSASLNSPLRLRRKGVVSQLKNYVENPNNVLFGKDYVYSPELSGNGSYVFVQQTAGKRIVMDERANLTLNVSEGRLTSYRQSYVGHMIPMDNQQALMSDKEAIYTLYQSNEIVDSSRVLWVKLGYTWLLTTKGSQVFTPTWSVGIESKNSKNVTIKRVNAITQAVMKTH from the coding sequence ATGGACTTTCGACGTATTGAAGGCATTTTTCTCATCGTCTTCGTCATTCTCGACATCTTCTTAGGTTGGAGTATGAGTCAGAATCAGCGGGTTTACCTGAGTGCCAGTACGAGTAGCACCGGTCCGCAGATTGCCCAGCAGATCAAACGCGACGACATTGCGCTGCCCAAGCTAAACGGCAAGGAAACGCAAGGTCACTACGACGCCGCACAAACGAACACGCAGCTGAGCGCGAATTACCAGACCGTCGCGAACACTGGGGATCTGAAAGTGAACATCTCGAGTAGCAACGGATACCAAGTGCTTAGTGCCAGCCTGAACAGCCCCCTGCGTTTGCGCAGAAAGGGCGTGGTCAGCCAGCTCAAGAATTACGTGGAGAATCCGAACAACGTGTTGTTTGGCAAGGATTACGTTTATTCCCCTGAGCTTTCTGGTAATGGCAGTTACGTCTTCGTGCAGCAAACCGCGGGCAAGCGTATCGTGATGGACGAGCGGGCGAACTTGACGTTGAACGTGAGCGAAGGGCGGCTGACCAGCTACCGGCAGAGCTACGTGGGCCACATGATTCCGATGGATAATCAGCAGGCACTTATGTCTGATAAGGAAGCCATCTACACGTTGTACCAGAGCAATGAAATCGTGGATAGTTCACGGGTCCTCTGGGTCAAGCTGGGCTACACGTGGCTGCTGACAACGAAGGGTAGCCAGGTGTTTACCCCAACGTGGTCCGTGGGTATTGAGAGTAAGAACTCCAAGAACGTGACGATTAAACGGGTTAACGCCATTACGCAGGCCGTCATGAAGACGCATTAG